From the Variovorax paradoxus genome, the window CAACCCGCCGACGCACGGCGGCGCCGTGGTGGCCGCGGTGCTCGGCAACCCCGAGCTGCGTGCCCTCTGGGAAAAGGAACTCGGAGAAATGCGCGTGCGCATCAAGGCCATGCGTCAGAAGCTGGTCGACGGCCTGAAGGCCGCTGGCGTGAAGGAAGACATGAGCTTCATCACCACGCAGATCGGCATGTTCAGCTATTCCGGCCTGACCAAGGACCAGATGGTGCGCCTGCGCAACGAGTTCGGCGTGTACGGCACCGACACGGGCCGCATGTGCGTCGCAGCGCTGAACAGCAAGAACATCGAGCACGTGTGTGCCTCGATCGCCAAGGTCGTCTAAGCCAATCACAGGCGAAATGCAGTCATCCAGGTGACAGCAGAGTGTGAGGGAATGCGTTTGCGACGATTCCTTCACACTCTTCCGGAAGCACCCATGCGTCGGGGTGTGGATAGGGGTTAGGCCCCCTGCAATGCAGCAGACGCGCTGATATATTGCACTGCAACATTCCACTCGAAGACCAGCGATGCTCTACCAACTCTACGAAGCCCAGCGTTCCTTGATGGAGCCCTTCTCGGACTTCGCCCAGGCCGCTTCCAAGCTCTACAGCCCTGGCGCCGTGTGGGGCCAGTTGCCCATGGCCCAGCGCATGGCCGCGGGCTACGACCTTCTCTACCGCCTCGGCAAGGACTACGAGAAGCCCGAGTTCAACATCAAGTCGGTGAAGGTCGAGGGCAAGGATGTGGTCATCCAGGAGGCCATCGAGCTCGACAAGCCGTTCTGCGAGCTGCGCCGCTTCAAGCGCTTCACCGACGAGCCGCACATCCTCAAGACCCTCAAGAGCCAGCCCGTGGTGCTCATCGTGGCGCCGCTGTCGGGCCACTACGCCACGCTGCTGCGCGACACCGTGCGCACCATGCTGCAGGACCACAAGGTCTACATCACCGACTGGAAGAACGCACGCCTGGTTCCGTTGTCGGAAGGCGAGTTCCATCTCGACGATTACATCAATTACGTGCAGGAGTTCATCCGCCATCTGCAGGCCGAGTACGGCAACTGCCACGTGGTGAGCGTGTGCCAGCCCACGGTGCCTGTGCTGGCCGCCGTGTCGCTCATGGCCAGCCGCGGCGAGCCGCTGCCGCTCACCATGACCATGATGGGCGGCCCCATCGATGCGCGAAAGTCGCCCACCGCGGTCAACAACCTCGCGATGAACAAGAGCTTCGAGTGGTTCGAGAACAACGTGATCTACCGCGTGCCACAAGGCTTCCCCGGTGAAGGCCGACGCGTGTACCCCGGCTTCCTGCAGCACACCGGCTTCGTGGCCATGAACCCCGACCGCCACGCCAGCAGCCACTACGACTACTTCAAGGACCTCATCAAGGGCGACGACGCCAGCGCCGAGGCCCACCGCAAGTTCTACGACGAGTACAACGCCGTGCTCGACATGGACGCCGACTACTACCTCGAGACCATCCGCGCCGTGTTCCAGGAGTTCGACCTGGTCAACGGCACGTGGGACGTGAAGAACCCCGACGGCCAGGTGGAGCGCGTGCGCCCGCAGGACATCCGCGGCGCCGCCCTGCTCACCGTCGAAGGCGAACTCGACGACATCTCGGGCTCCGGCCAGACCGAGGCCGCGCACAGCCTGTGCACCGGCATCGCCGACAGCCAGCGCGAGCACTACGAGGTCAAGGGCGCGGGGCACTACGGCATCTTCAGCGGCCGCCGGTGGCGCGAACTGGTGTACCCGAAGGTGCTGAAGTTCATCGCCGCCCACGACGAGCCGCAGCGCCGCGCCGCCGACAGCGCGCTGCTGGCGTCCGAAGACGGTGCCCGGTCGGCCCGCAAGACCGCGTCCGTCGCAGCGAAGAAGGCACCCGCTGCCAAGACCGGCGCCGTTGCCGTGCCCGCGAAGAAAGCCGCCGCGCGCAAGAAGCCCGGCACCAGCGCCGCGCGCTGACCGCGCACGTCAGCTTCCAGTGAACGGACTCGCCGCACGCATCAACGACGCACTGCCCCAGACGCAGTGCACCCGGTGCGGCTACCCCGACTGCGCCGGCTACGCGCAGGCCGTGGCCGACGAGGAAGCCGGCATCAACCAGTGCCCTCCGGGAGGTGCCGAAGGCATCGACCGGCTGGCGTCCATCACCGGGCGGCCCGCGCTGCCGCTCGACCCACAGTTCGGCACCGAAGGCCCGCGCGCCATGGCCGTCATAGACGAAGCCTGGTGCATCGGCTGCACGCTGTGCCTCGACGCCTGCCCCACCGACGCCATCGTCGGCATCAACAAGCGCATGCACACCGTGATCGAGGCGCACTGCACCGGCTGCGAGTTGTGCATTCCGGTCTGCCCGGTCGATTGCATCTCGCTCGAGGTCGAGACACCGGGCCGCAGCGGCTGGCAGGCGTGGTCGGCCGAACAGGCCGGCCACGCGCGGCACCGCTACGCGCTGCACGGCACCCACCGCAACACCGAGGCGCGCCTGGCCGACAAGCCGGCCGCAGCCGAAGCCCCGCAGGACGCCGGCGCACGCAAGCGCGCCATCGTCGAAGCCGCCCTGGCACGGGCACGCGCCGCATCGCAGCAACGCCCACCGGCGACCAAGCCATGACGCTCGACACCCTGTCGATCTACATCGTCGCCTCGCTGGCGTTGGCGCTGATTCCCGGTCCGACGATGCTGTTGGCGCTGTCCAATGGCATCGAGGGCGGCATGCGCCGCGCAAGCTGGGGCATCGCGGGCGCGTCGCTCGGCAGCATCACGCTGATCGCCATCGTGGCGCTCGGCCTGGGCTCGCTGCTGGCGGCTTCGGAATGGCTCTTCAATGCCATCCGCATCGCAGGCGTGGCCTACCTCGTGTGGCTCGGCGTGAAGCTCTGGCGCAGCGAGCCGACCGACCTGCGCGTCGCGCTTGCGAAGTCCCCGCTCGAGACGCGTCCGCATGGCCGCCTCGCCCTCGTGCGCAGCCTGGCCGTGGCGCTGTCGAACCCCAAGACGGTGCTGTTCTTCGCGGCCTTCCTGCCGCAGTTCGTCGACATCACGCAACCGCAAGGGCCGCAGTACCTGCTGCTCGGCGCGGTGTTCGTCGCGCTCGACACCTGCGTGATGCTGGCCTACGCCGGGGCCGGCACGCAGGCCGTGCGCTTCCTCTCGCAGCGCGGCCTCAAGGCGATGAACCGCGGCTGCGCAGCCGGCATGTGGCTGCTGGCCGCTACGCTTGCGGTGTGGCGCCGCCCCGGCGCTTGAACAGCAACAGCAGCACGCCCGCCAGCACCACGCCGACGGCATACCACTCGAAGCGCGTGACCGTCTCGTGGGCGATCCACACGCCCAGCAGCATCGCGATCACCGGGTTCACGAAGGTGTAGCTCGCCGCCAGCGCGGCCGGCGCCTCCGCCAGCAGCACCATGTAGGCGTTGAAGGCAATGAGCGAACCGAACACGACGAGGTAGACCCATGCGGCGACGGCCTCGGGCTGCGGCGGCCAGTTCGTCGTTTCGCCCGACACCGCGGCGAGCCCCATCAGCACCACGCCGCCGCACAGCATCTCGCTCGCAAAGCCCATCGCGCCCGGTGCCAGCGGCAGGCGGCGCTGGCTCAGCACACTGCCCAGCGACCAGCACACGCAGGCGATGCAGATGGCCACGAGGCCTTCGGGCGACGACCTGAAGCCGCTGCCCTGCGTGAGCATCAACACGCCGACGAGCCCGAGCGCGATGCCAGCCGCCTCGAGCCGCGAGGGCTTCACGCCCCATACGAGGTTGAGCAAGGCGATGAGCAACGGGATTACCGCAATGAACGCCACCACGAGCCCGGACCCGATCGAGACCTCGGCATTGGCCGTGCCGCCCATGCCGCCGCCCAGCATCAGCGCACCGACGACGAAGGCGTTGCGCCACTGCGCGAGCGAAGGCCACGGCGCGCCGCGCCAGCGCATCCACGCCGCGAGCAGCACGCCGGCGAAGAGAAAGCGCGACCCCATCTGCAGGAACGGTGGAAAGCTGATCAGCGCGTACTTGATCGCGAGATAGGTCGAGCCCCACACCACCCACGTGGCGGCAAGGCAGAGCCACAGCAGCAGCGGCAATCCGGGGTGACCCGCCGACGGCGCGGCGTGGGCAGGCGATGTGAGCGTGGGCATGTCGACGGTGTCTCTTGTTGGCGTTCGATGCCGACCATGGTATGAAGGCCATCCTGCCGAAGCCATGCACGTTTCATGGTTCTTAGCTCTCCAAACCATCGATTTGAAGGAGTTGCATGGACTTTTCCTTGAACCCCTCGCTGGACGCCCACGACACCCGCATCCTTTCCGAACTGCAGGCCGACGCGCGCCTCACCATGGCCGAACTGGGCCGTCGCGTGCACCTGAGCCAGCCCGCCGTCACCGAGCGCGTGAAGAAGCTGGAAGCTGCGGGCGTCATCAGCGGCTACCGCGCCACCGTGAACCTCGGCAAGCTGGGCTACGGCATCCGCGCGATCATTCGCGTGGGCCGCGCCGATTACGCGCGCGTGGTCGAACTGGTGCAGCAGACGCCCGAATGCGTCAACGCCTACAACGTGACCGGGGAAGACAGCTGGGTGCTCGAGATCGCGGTGATCGACGTGAGCCACCTCGACGCGGTGGTCACCAAGTTCTGCATCCTCACGGAGACGGCGACGTCGATCATCCTGAACCCGGCGCGCGAGCACCAGGCGATGCTGCCGCCGCAGCGGGCGGACGTGAAGCCGCCGATCAGGAAAGTGCTCAACGCATGAACGGGTTCGGCCCCGGCTTTCCGCACTTCGAGCCGCTTCGCCTTCCCCTATCCGGTGGCAACACCGGCGGCCCGGCGCAGCAGGTTACGCGGTGTTCCTCGCGCGAAGTCAGGGCCTCGACGCGGTGGCGGCCAAGGCGCCGAAAGCCGCAACCACTTCCGCCGGCGCCTGCACCATCTCGATCAGCACGCCCTCGCCCGCGATGGGAAACTCGTCGTTCGCCTTCGGGTGCAGGAAGCAGATGTCGAAGCCGGCTGCGCCCTTGCGGATGCCGCCCGGTGCAAAACGCACGCCCTGCGCCGTGAGCCACTCCACGGCCCTGGGCAGGTCGTCGATCCAGAGCCCGACGTGGTTCAGCGGCGTGGTGTGAACGGCAGGCTTCTTCTCCGGGTCCAGCGGCTGCATCAGGTCGACCTCGACCTTGAAAGGTCCGACGCCCATCGCGCAGATATCCTCGTCGACGTTCTCGCGCTCGCTCTTGAAAGTGCCTGTGACCTCGAGCCCCAGCATCTCGACCCACAGCTTCTGCAGGCGCAATTTGTCGGGACCGCCGATGGCGATCTGCTGGATGCCCAGCACCTTGAACGGACGTGTGGTCATGCGGCGCAACCTTTCTCTTGTTCCTGGACCTGGCGCGCATCAAGCCCGAGCTTGCGCAGCAGCACCGTGTCGGCTTCCACATCGGGGTTGCCCGTCACGAGCAGCTTGTCGCCGTAGAAGATCGAGTTGGCGCCAGCCATGAAGCACAGCGCCTGCACTGCGTCGCCCATCTGCTGGCGCCCGGCCGACAGCCGTACGCGTGCGGTCGGCATGGTGATGCGCGCGACCGCGATCATGCGCACGAAGTCGAACGGGTCCACCGGCTCCGAGTCGGCCAGCGGCGTGCCAGGCACGCGCACCAGGCTGTTGATCGGCACCGACTCCGGGTACGGGTTCAGGTTGGCCAGTTGCGCGATGAGCCCTGCACGGTGCACCGGTGCCTCCCCCATGCCGACGATGCCGCCGCAGCACACGCTGATGCCGGCGCTGCGCACGTGGGCCAGCGTGTCGAGCCTGTCCTGGTAGGTGCGGGTGTCGACCACGTCGGTGTAGTACTCGGGCGCAGTGTCGAGGTTGTGGTTGTAGTAGTCGAGGCCCGCGGCCTTGAGCTGGTGCGCGTGGTGTGGCTCCAGCATGCCGAGCGTGGCGCAGGTCTGCATGCCGAGGCCCTTCACCGCTTCGACGAGCACCGCCACCTTCTCCACGTCGCGGTCCTTGGGCGCGCGCCACGCGGCGCCCATGCAGAAGCGGGTGGCGCCGGCGTCCTTGGCGGCCTGCGCGGCGCGCACCACCTCCTCGACCTCCATCAGCTTCTGCGCCTTCACGCCAGTGTCGAACTCGGCGGATTGCGGGCAGTAGCCGCAGTTCTCGGGGCAGCCGCCGGTCTTCACCGACAGCAGCGTGGCCAGCTCGATGTCGCCGGCAGGAAAGTGCTGGCGATGCACGGTCTGCGCCTCGAACAGCAACGCCATGAACGGCTTGTCGAAGAGCGCCTGGACGGCCTTGACCGACCAGCGGTCCGTGGCCTTCGCCGCCACCGGCTTCGCAGGCCGATGCAGGGTGATGGCCTGCTGCAAGTCGTTGGCGCCCATCAGTTGAACTCCATGATGACCTGGTCGACGGCCAGAGATTCGCCCTTGTTCGCGGAAATCTTGCCCACCACGCCGTCCTGCGTGGCGAACAGAACGTTCTCCATCTTCATCGCCTCGATCACCGCGAGCTTCTCGCCGGCGCGCACCTGCTGCCCCGGCTGCACCGACACCTCGACCAGCAGGCCCGGCATCGGCGACATCAGGAACTTGCTCAGGTCCGGCGGCGCCTTGTAGGGCATGAGTTCGAGAAGCCGCGCGCCCAGCGGCGACAGCACGAGCGCTTCGATCTGCGTGCCGTCGTGCGACACGCGCAGCGCCAGCGGGCTCTTGCCCGCACCGCGCTCCACTTGCGCAGTGAAGGGCTTGCCGTTCACCATGCCCTGGACGCGGATCGCGCCCAGCGCGAAGCTGCTGTCGATCTTGTAGCTCCTGTCGGCCACCGCCACCGCGCTCGCGCCGGTCTTGCCCTGGAAGTCGGTGACCGACACCGGGTGGTGCACGTTCCTGCCTTCGGCGCCGAGTTCGACCACCACGAACTGCTCGCCCACCTTCACACCGTGCCCCTCGAGTTGACCGCTGATGCCCGAGGCGCGCGCGCGGTAGCGGCGGTGCACGTAGGCGGCCAGCGCCACCAGGAACGACGGATCGGCGTGCGGCACGTCTTCCGCGTGGAAGCCCTTGCCGTAGTGCTCGGCGATGAAGCCGGTGTTGAAATCGCCCGCCACGAACTTCGGATGCGCCAGCAGCGCGGCCTGGAACGGAATGTTGCTGCTGATGCCGCGGATCACGAAACCGTTGAGCGCCTCCCGCATGCAGGCGATCGCGTGGTTGCGGTCTCGGCCGTGCACGATGAGCTTGGCGATCATCGAGTCGTAGTACATCGGGATCTCGCCGCCGTCGTACACGCCGGTGTCCACGCGCACGCCATAAAGGTGCGCCGTGTCGCTCGCGAACATGCTTTCCTTGGGCGGCTGGAACTTCACCAGTCGGCCGGTCGACGGCAGGAAGTTGCGGAACGGGTCCTCGGCGTTGATGCGGCACTCGATGGCCCAGCCCTCGCGCTTCACCTCGGCCTGGGTCAGCGGCAGCGGCTCGCCGGCGGCCACGCGGATCATCAGCTCGACCAGGTCGAGCCCGGTGATGCACTCCGTCACCGGATGCTCCACCTGCAGGCGCGTGTTCATTTCCAGGAAGTAGAAGCTCTGGTCCTTGCCGACCACGAACTCCACCGTGCCCGCGCTCTGGTACTTCACGGCCTTGGCCAGCTGCACCGCCTGCTCGCCCATCGCCTTGCGCGTGGCGTCGGAGATGAAGGGCGACGGCGCTTCCTCGATCACCTTCTGGTGGCGCCGCTGGATCGAGCATTCGCGCTCGTTCAGGTAGATCACGTTGCCGTGCGAATCGCCCAGCACCTGGATCTCGATGTGGCGCGGCTCCTCGACGAACTTCTCGATGAACACGCGGTCGTCGCCGAAGCTGTTGCGCGCCTCGTTGCGGCACGAGGTGAAGCCCTCGAAGGCCTCCTTGTCGTTGAAGGCCACGCGCAGGCCCTTGCCGCCGCCGCCGGCCGAGGCCTTGATCATCACCGGATAGCCGATTTCCTTGGCGATCTCCACGGCGCGCTCGGCCGTCTCGATGGCGTCGTTCCAGCCCGGAATGGTGTTGACCTTGGCTTCGTTCGCGAGCTTCTTCGAGGCGATCTTGTCGCCCATCGCCGCGATCGAATAGTGCTTCGGCCCGATGAAGGCGATGCCCTCTTCCTCGACCTTGCGCGCGAAGGCCTCGTTCTCCGACAGGAAGCCGTAGCCGGGGTGCACCGCCTCGGCGCCCGTCTGCTTGCACGCCGCGATGATGCGGTCGGCCTGCAGGTAGCTCTCGCGGCTGGGCGCCGCACCGATGTGCACCGCTTCGTCGGCCAGCTCGACGTGGCGGGCTTCCTTGTCGGCGTCGGAGTAGACGGCGACCGTGAGGATGCCCATCTTCTTCGCGGTCTGGATGACCCGGCAGGCGATTTCCCCGCGGTTTGCGATCAGGATCTTCTTAAACATTTCGGGTCTCCGCGTGGAAATCGCCGGCACGCGCTACGCGTGCCAAGCAATTTGGCTTCGCCGAAGCGGCCTTGCGGCCGCTTTCGCCGCAATTGGCAATCAGGATCTTCTTGAACATGTTATTTGCGTCCAATGTCTTTCAGGGAAACACCGCGGAACCGGCTTTGCCGGGCCGCTGGTGTTGCCCCCGGTAGGGGGTTGGCGAAGCGACACGAAGTGCGCGGAGACTGGGGGCGAGCCATTCAAAGCGGAATGTTGCCGTGCTTGCGCCACGGGTTCTCGAGCTTCTTCTCGCGCAGCATCACGAGCGAGCGGCAGATGCGCTTGCGCGTCTCGTGCGGCAGGATCACGTCGTCGATGTAGCCGCGTGCGCTCGCCACGTACGGGTTGGCGAAACGCGCCTTGTATTCGGCTTCGCGCGCCGCGAGCTTCTCGGGATCGTTCTTGTCCTCGCGGAAGATGATCTCCACCGCGCCCTTGGCGCCCATCACCGCGATCTCGGCGCGTGGCCATGCGAGGTTGACGTCGCCGCGCAGGTGTTTCGAAGCCATCACGTCGTACGCACCGCCATAGGCCTTGCGCGTGATGACGGTGATCTTGGGCACCGTGCACTCCGCGTACGCGTACAGCAGCTTGGCGCCGTGCTTGATGATGCCGCCGTACTCCTGCCCGGTGCCGGGCATGAAGCCAGGCACGTCCACGAAGGTGACCACCGGGATGTTGAAGGCATCGCAGAAGCGCACGAAGCGCGCGGCCTTGATGCTGCTCTTGATGTCCAGGCAGCCGGCCAGCACCAGCGGCTGGTTGGCCACGATGCCGATGGTCTGGCCTTCCATGCGCGCGAAGCCGATCACGATGTTCTTCGCATAGTCGGGCTGCAGCTCGAAGAAGTCGCCGTCGTCCACCACCTTCAGGATCAGTTCCTTGATGTCGTAGGGCTTGTTCGGGTTGTCGGGCACCAGCGTGTCGAGCGAATAGTCGGGCCGGTCGGCCGGATCACCCTGGCCGTTGTTGCCCAGCCGCACCGGCGGCTTCTCGCGGTTGTTCAGCGGCAGGTAGTTGTAGAGGCGGCGCAGCATCATCAGCGCCTCGACGTCGTTCTCGAACGCCATGTCGGCCACGCCGCTGCGCGTGGTGTGGGTGATGGCGCCGCCGAGTTCCTCGGCCGTCACGGTTTCGTGCGTGACGGTCTTCACCACGTCAGGGCCGGTGACGAACATGTAGCTGCTGTCCTTCACCATGAAGATGAAGTCGGTCATGGCCGGCGAGTACACCGCGCCGCCCGCGCAGGGGCCCATCACCATGCTGATCTGCGGCACCACGCCCGAGGCCATCACGTTGCGCTGGAACACGTCGGCATAGCCGCCGAGCGAGGCCACGCCTTCCTGGATGCGCGCGCCGCCCGAGTCGTTCAGGCCGATGACGGGTGCGCCGACCTTCATGGCCTGGTCCATCACCTTGCAGATCTTCTCGGCATGGGCCTCGCTGAGCGCGCCGCCGAAGACGGTGAAGTCCTGGCTGAAGACGAACACCAGGCGGCCGTTGATCATGCCGTAGCCGGTGACCACGCCGTCGCCGGGGATCTTCTGCTCGCCCATGCCGAAGTCCACCGAGCGGTGCTCGACGAACATGTCCCATTCCTCGAAGGTGTTGTCGTCGAGCAGCAGCTCGATGCGCTCGCGCGCGGTGAGCTTGCCCTTGGCATGCTGCGCGTCGATGCGCTTCTGCCCGCCGCCGAGGCGCGCCTGGGCGCGGCGCTTTTCGAGTTGTTCGATCAGTTCTTGCATGGTGTGGCTCCGAAGCGTTGGTCCTGAGTATTTCTGCGATGCGTCCTCACGGACGCGCGGTGATGGCGGCTGCCGCGAGCAGGCTGCGCGCGGCGGCCGACGCAGGCAGCGTGCCCTGCGCCACCTGCTGCGTGAGCTGCGGCAGGAGCTCGCGCACCTGCGGGTGATGTCTGAAAGCCTGCTTGAGGCCGGCGTCGATGCGCTCCCACATCCACGCGGTAGCCTGCTTCTCGCGGCGCCGCGCGAGCTTGCCGTTGGCGGTCTGGAGTTGCCTGAACTGCGCGACGGCATCCCAGAAGGCGTCGACGCCGGTGTTGGCCAATGCGCTGAGCTGCAGCACCTTCGGCAACCAGAAGCGCACTTCGGCGCCGCTGTGCGCGTCGTGCACCGCGTGCGCGTGTTCGGGGTTGCCCTGGTGGCCGAAGAGGCGCAGTGCCGAGGTGATCTGCGCCTGCGCGCGCGTGGCGGCGGCGGCGTCGATGTCGGCCTTGTTGATGACCACGAGGTCGGCGATTTCCATCACGCCCTTCTTGATCGCCTGCAGGTCGTCGCCCGCATTGGGCAGCTGCATGAGCACGAACATGTCGGTCATGCCGGCCACTGCGGTCTCGGACTGGCCCACGCCGACCGTCTCGACGATCACGACGTCATAGCCCGCGGCCTCGCACACCAGCATGGCCTCGCGCGTCTTCTCGGCCACCCCGCCGAGCGTGCCGCTCGACGGACTCGGCCGGATGTAGGCCCGCTCGTGTACCGACAACCGTTCCATGCGTGTCTTGTCGCCGAGGATGGAGCCGCCCGAGACGGTGGACGACGGATCGATGGTCAGCACCGCCACGCGATGCCCCTTGCCGATCAGCAGCAGCCCCAGGGTTTCGATGAAGGTCGACTTGCCGACGCCCGGCACACCCGAGATGCCGAGGCGAAAAGAATGGCCGGTGCGCGGCAGCAGCGCCGTGAGCAGCTCGTCGGCCTGCGCGCGGTGGTCGGCGCGCGTGGACTCGAGCAGCGTGATGGCCTTGGCGATCGCGCGCCGCTGCGCCATGCCTTGCGTGCCCGCGAGCGCTTCCCCGAGGCCCTGCACCGTGTTCAGCACGCAGCCTCCGACGCCATGCGCCAGCGGTAATGCAGGTCGACGCCCTCCTCGCCCTCGAGAACGAAGCCGTGCCGCAGGTAGAAGCGGTTGGCGTCGCTGCGCACCAGGGCGGTGAGCTTGATGTCGAGCTGCTGCGAACGCGCCTGCGACTTGGCCCATGCGAGCACCCATTCGCCGATGCCCAGGCCCTGGAAGCCGGTGCGCAGGTAGAGGTGGTCGAGGCGCAGCGCGTCGCCGCCCTCGGGCTTGAGCGTGACGAAGCCCACGCGCTGATCGCCGTCGAGCACGATGTGGTGCATGAAGGGCACCACGAAGCCCGCACTCAGGCGCTCGCGCGAACGTGCGAGGTCGAAGCGGCCCACGCGCTCCAGGCTCGGGCGCATCGCGTCGACGCGCAGCGCCAGCATGGATTCGAAATCGCTGGAGTCCACCGGCTGCAGCGACAGCCGCGACAGGAGATCGCTCACGTCGGGCTCAGGCGGTCACCGCCGCGCGGATCTGCTCGAGCACATCCTTGGCGCTGGCCGGAATCGGCGTGCCCGGCCCGTAGATGCCCTTGACGCCGGCCTCGTAGAGAAAGTCGTAGTCCTGCCGCGGGATCACGCCGCCGACGAACACGATGATGTCGTCCGCGCCCTGCTTCTTCAGCTCTTCGATGATGGCCGGCACCAGCGTCTTGTGGCCCGCGGCCAGCGTGCTCACGCCCACCGCGTGCACGTCGTTCTCGATGGCCTGGCGCGCGCATTCCTCGGGCGTCTGGAAGAGCGGGCCCATGTCCACGTCGAAGCCCAGGTCGGCGAAGGCCGTGGCCACCACCTTGGCGCCGCGGTCGTGCCCGTCCTGGCCCAGCTTGGAAATCATGACGCGCGGGCGGCGGCCCTGTTCCTCGGCGAAGGCGTTGATCTCGGTCTTGAGATTTTCCCAGCCCTCGGCCGAGTCGTATGCGGCGGCGTACACGCCGGTCACCTTCTGCGTATCGGCGCGATGGCGGCCGAACGACTTCTCGAGCGCATCGGAGATCTCGCCCACCGTGGCGCGCAGCCGCACCGCGTCGATGCTCAGCGCCAGCAGGTTGCCGGTGTTGCTCTCGGCGGCTTCGGTCAGCGCGTCGAGCGCGGTCTGCACCCTGGCGTTGTCGCGCGCGGCGCGAATGGCCTGCAGCCGCGCCACCTGCTGGTCGCGCACCTTCACGTTGTCGATGGAGAGGCTGTCGATCACGTCCTCGGTCTTCAGCTTGTACTTGTTGACGCCGACGATCACGTCCTTGCCCGAGTCGATGCGCGCCTGCTTCTCGGCGGCGGCGGCCTCGATCTTGAGCTTGGCCCAGCCGCTGTCGACCGCCTTGGTCATGCCGCCCATGGCCTCGACCTCCTCGATGATGGCCCAGGCCGCATCGGCCATGTCCTGCGTGAGCTTCTCCATCATGTAGCTGCCGGCCCAGGGGTCGATCACATTCGTGATGTGCGTTTCTTCCTGGATGATGAGCTGCGTGTTGCGCGCGATGCGCGAGCTGAACTCGGTCGGCAGCGCAATGGCTTCGTCGAGCGCGTTGGTGTGCAGGCTCTGCGTGCC encodes:
- a CDS encoding polyhydroxyalkanoate depolymerase; its protein translation is MLYQLYEAQRSLMEPFSDFAQAASKLYSPGAVWGQLPMAQRMAAGYDLLYRLGKDYEKPEFNIKSVKVEGKDVVIQEAIELDKPFCELRRFKRFTDEPHILKTLKSQPVVLIVAPLSGHYATLLRDTVRTMLQDHKVYITDWKNARLVPLSEGEFHLDDYINYVQEFIRHLQAEYGNCHVVSVCQPTVPVLAAVSLMASRGEPLPLTMTMMGGPIDARKSPTAVNNLAMNKSFEWFENNVIYRVPQGFPGEGRRVYPGFLQHTGFVAMNPDRHASSHYDYFKDLIKGDDASAEAHRKFYDEYNAVLDMDADYYLETIRAVFQEFDLVNGTWDVKNPDGQVERVRPQDIRGAALLTVEGELDDISGSGQTEAAHSLCTGIADSQREHYEVKGAGHYGIFSGRRWRELVYPKVLKFIAAHDEPQRRAADSALLASEDGARSARKTASVAAKKAPAAKTGAVAVPAKKAAARKKPGTSAAR
- a CDS encoding RnfABCDGE type electron transport complex subunit B: MNGLAARINDALPQTQCTRCGYPDCAGYAQAVADEEAGINQCPPGGAEGIDRLASITGRPALPLDPQFGTEGPRAMAVIDEAWCIGCTLCLDACPTDAIVGINKRMHTVIEAHCTGCELCIPVCPVDCISLEVETPGRSGWQAWSAEQAGHARHRYALHGTHRNTEARLADKPAAAEAPQDAGARKRAIVEAALARARAASQQRPPATKP
- a CDS encoding LysE family translocator, which encodes MTLDTLSIYIVASLALALIPGPTMLLALSNGIEGGMRRASWGIAGASLGSITLIAIVALGLGSLLAASEWLFNAIRIAGVAYLVWLGVKLWRSEPTDLRVALAKSPLETRPHGRLALVRSLAVALSNPKTVLFFAAFLPQFVDITQPQGPQYLLLGAVFVALDTCVMLAYAGAGTQAVRFLSQRGLKAMNRGCAAGMWLLAATLAVWRRPGA
- the yedA gene encoding drug/metabolite exporter YedA, which encodes MPTLTSPAHAAPSAGHPGLPLLLWLCLAATWVVWGSTYLAIKYALISFPPFLQMGSRFLFAGVLLAAWMRWRGAPWPSLAQWRNAFVVGALMLGGGMGGTANAEVSIGSGLVVAFIAVIPLLIALLNLVWGVKPSRLEAAGIALGLVGVLMLTQGSGFRSSPEGLVAICIACVCWSLGSVLSQRRLPLAPGAMGFASEMLCGGVVLMGLAAVSGETTNWPPQPEAVAAWVYLVVFGSLIAFNAYMVLLAEAPAALAASYTFVNPVIAMLLGVWIAHETVTRFEWYAVGVVLAGVLLLLFKRRGGATPQA
- a CDS encoding Lrp/AsnC family transcriptional regulator is translated as MDFSLNPSLDAHDTRILSELQADARLTMAELGRRVHLSQPAVTERVKKLEAAGVISGYRATVNLGKLGYGIRAIIRVGRADYARVVELVQQTPECVNAYNVTGEDSWVLEIAVIDVSHLDAVVTKFCILTETATSIILNPAREHQAMLPPQRADVKPPIRKVLNA
- a CDS encoding VOC family protein, with amino-acid sequence MTTRPFKVLGIQQIAIGGPDKLRLQKLWVEMLGLEVTGTFKSERENVDEDICAMGVGPFKVEVDLMQPLDPEKKPAVHTTPLNHVGLWIDDLPRAVEWLTAQGVRFAPGGIRKGAAGFDICFLHPKANDEFPIAGEGVLIEMVQAPAEVVAAFGALAATASRP
- the bioB gene encoding biotin synthase BioB; this encodes MGANDLQQAITLHRPAKPVAAKATDRWSVKAVQALFDKPFMALLFEAQTVHRQHFPAGDIELATLLSVKTGGCPENCGYCPQSAEFDTGVKAQKLMEVEEVVRAAQAAKDAGATRFCMGAAWRAPKDRDVEKVAVLVEAVKGLGMQTCATLGMLEPHHAHQLKAAGLDYYNHNLDTAPEYYTDVVDTRTYQDRLDTLAHVRSAGISVCCGGIVGMGEAPVHRAGLIAQLANLNPYPESVPINSLVRVPGTPLADSEPVDPFDFVRMIAVARITMPTARVRLSAGRQQMGDAVQALCFMAGANSIFYGDKLLVTGNPDVEADTVLLRKLGLDARQVQEQEKGCAA
- a CDS encoding acetyl-CoA carboxylase biotin carboxylase subunit, which encodes MFKKILIANRGEIACRVIQTAKKMGILTVAVYSDADKEARHVELADEAVHIGAAPSRESYLQADRIIAACKQTGAEAVHPGYGFLSENEAFARKVEEEGIAFIGPKHYSIAAMGDKIASKKLANEAKVNTIPGWNDAIETAERAVEIAKEIGYPVMIKASAGGGGKGLRVAFNDKEAFEGFTSCRNEARNSFGDDRVFIEKFVEEPRHIEIQVLGDSHGNVIYLNERECSIQRRHQKVIEEAPSPFISDATRKAMGEQAVQLAKAVKYQSAGTVEFVVGKDQSFYFLEMNTRLQVEHPVTECITGLDLVELMIRVAAGEPLPLTQAEVKREGWAIECRINAEDPFRNFLPSTGRLVKFQPPKESMFASDTAHLYGVRVDTGVYDGGEIPMYYDSMIAKLIVHGRDRNHAIACMREALNGFVIRGISSNIPFQAALLAHPKFVAGDFNTGFIAEHYGKGFHAEDVPHADPSFLVALAAYVHRRYRARASGISGQLEGHGVKVGEQFVVVELGAEGRNVHHPVSVTDFQGKTGASAVAVADRSYKIDSSFALGAIRVQGMVNGKPFTAQVERGAGKSPLALRVSHDGTQIEALVLSPLGARLLELMPYKAPPDLSKFLMSPMPGLLVEVSVQPGQQVRAGEKLAVIEAMKMENVLFATQDGVVGKISANKGESLAVDQVIMEFN